The following are encoded together in the Candidatus Binatia bacterium genome:
- a CDS encoding FKBP-type peptidyl-prolyl cis-trans isomerase N-terminal domain-containing protein — protein sequence MAVREGTRGERTSQARRIAALLVVTIGVTSVVSFAVRASTETSARAPDDSALARTSYALGYATGRDFRDALPITPDAFAQGLRDGLAGPPHDASVMSRVERFERMRQAMKALSDAELAAIAASIDENQDR from the coding sequence ATGGCTGTGCGGGAGGGGACACGCGGCGAGCGCACGTCGCAAGCGCGACGCATCGCCGCCTTGCTGGTCGTGACGATCGGCGTGACGAGCGTCGTCTCGTTCGCCGTTCGCGCGAGCACCGAGACGAGCGCACGAGCGCCGGACGACTCGGCGCTCGCGCGCACGAGCTACGCCCTCGGCTACGCGACGGGCCGCGACTTCCGCGATGCCCTGCCGATCACGCCGGACGCGTTCGCGCAGGGACTGCGCGACGGGCTCGCCGGTCCGCCGCACGACGCGAGCGTGATGTCGCGCGTCGAGCGCTTCGAACGCATGCGTCAGGCGATGAAGGCGCTCAGCGACGCGGAGCTCGCCGCCATCGCCGCGAGCATCGACGAGAACCAGGACCGCTGA
- a CDS encoding sigma-54 dependent transcriptional regulator, which produces MLADTEIDLRRYPVLIVDDEEAILRTFRLNYARDFTVLGTSSPAKALEMIEQEDVCVLVTDQRMPEMNGTELIERALEIKPTLVPIILTGFADVDALVRAVNLRRVYRYVPKPWDREELRDTIAKAIEMFHLVHTNASLLAENARLVAELERANEQLRRENRFLKEQTSAGGFDALIGKSPALQRVIERAKRVAPSTATVLIEGPSGTGKELLARAIHEASPRRSKLFVAVNTGTMTETLLSSTLFGHRRGSFTGATSDQKGLFEVANGGTLFLDEIGETTPALQVHLLRVLQEGEIQPVGAPRPVKVDVRVIAATNRNLEAEVEKGNFREDLLHRLKVFPLRLPPLSERLEDVPLLVEAILARHCRKLGKPLPEVDPEAMAALQAHEYRGNVRELENLLERALLLCDPGDPITVEVLFDDVPLVPPSPPQAVAGAAESGSGDAPAGGSLYADVLRYEWQRIRETIAACGGNKSEAARKLGLTRVGLLKKLKRCEQAFGGGAGGGAGH; this is translated from the coding sequence ATGCTCGCTGATACCGAGATCGATCTGCGACGCTACCCGGTGCTGATCGTCGACGACGAGGAGGCGATCCTGCGCACGTTCCGCCTCAACTACGCGCGCGACTTCACCGTGCTCGGGACGTCGAGCCCCGCGAAGGCGCTCGAGATGATCGAGCAGGAAGACGTCTGCGTGCTGGTCACCGACCAGCGCATGCCGGAGATGAACGGCACCGAGCTCATCGAGCGCGCGCTCGAGATCAAGCCGACGTTGGTGCCGATCATCTTGACGGGCTTCGCCGACGTCGACGCGCTGGTGCGCGCCGTCAACCTGCGCCGCGTCTACCGCTACGTGCCGAAGCCGTGGGACCGCGAGGAGCTGCGCGACACGATCGCGAAGGCGATCGAGATGTTCCACCTCGTGCACACCAACGCGAGCCTGCTCGCCGAGAACGCGCGGCTCGTCGCCGAGCTCGAGCGCGCGAACGAGCAGCTGCGGCGCGAAAACCGCTTCCTGAAGGAGCAGACGAGCGCCGGCGGCTTCGACGCGCTGATCGGCAAGAGCCCGGCGCTCCAGCGCGTGATCGAGCGCGCGAAGCGCGTCGCGCCGTCGACCGCGACGGTGCTGATCGAAGGTCCGTCCGGCACCGGCAAGGAGCTGCTCGCGCGCGCGATCCACGAGGCGAGCCCGCGGCGCTCGAAGCTCTTCGTCGCGGTCAACACCGGCACGATGACCGAGACGCTGCTCTCGAGCACGCTCTTCGGACACCGCCGCGGCTCGTTCACCGGCGCGACGTCCGACCAGAAGGGACTCTTCGAGGTCGCGAACGGCGGCACGCTGTTCCTCGACGAGATCGGCGAGACCACGCCGGCGCTGCAGGTGCACCTGCTGCGCGTGCTGCAGGAGGGCGAGATCCAGCCGGTCGGCGCGCCGCGTCCGGTGAAGGTCGACGTGCGCGTGATCGCGGCGACCAACCGCAACCTCGAGGCGGAGGTCGAGAAGGGCAACTTCCGCGAGGACCTGCTGCACCGCCTGAAGGTCTTTCCCCTGCGTCTGCCGCCGCTCTCCGAGCGCCTCGAGGACGTGCCGCTGCTGGTCGAGGCGATCCTCGCGCGCCACTGCCGCAAGCTCGGCAAGCCGCTGCCCGAGGTCGATCCCGAGGCGATGGCGGCGCTGCAGGCGCACGAGTACCGCGGCAACGTGCGCGAGCTCGAGAACCTGCTCGAGCGCGCCCTGCTGCTGTGCGACCCGGGCGACCCGATCACGGTCGAGGTGCTGTTCGACGACGTGCCGCTGGTCCCGCCGAGTCCACCGCAGGCCGTCGCGGGCGCGGCGGAGTCCGGATCCGGCGACGCGCCCGCCGGCGGCTCGCTCTACGCGGACGTGCTGCGCTACGAGTGGCAGCGCATCCGCGAGACCATCGCCGCGTGCGGCGGCAACAAGAGCGAGGCCGCGCGTAAGCTCGGGCTGACGCGCGTCGGTTTGCTCAAGAAGCTCAAGCGCTGCGAGCAGGCGTTCGGTGGTGGTGCGGGCGGCGGCGCCGGGCACTGA
- a CDS encoding PRC-barrel domain-containing protein, translated as MRRTTTVLLAAAALAVAPLAGSAAADDQGAKSSGAQMEQGTMRSGSAASGSGSVAGAAATIPSDEIIGSDVLDSQGQELGSVRKLLIDKDGKIDSAVISLGGVFGMGSRQVKVPWSSLQMKPKADDPDEMVVTASRDTLQNAPQFEENKGMARSVLDAINPNADDDQDPRAAGRTNE; from the coding sequence ATGCGTAGAACGACGACGGTGTTGTTGGCGGCGGCCGCGCTTGCCGTGGCACCCCTGGCGGGCAGCGCCGCCGCGGACGATCAGGGCGCGAAGTCTTCGGGCGCGCAGATGGAGCAGGGCACGATGCGCTCGGGCAGCGCCGCGAGCGGCTCGGGCAGCGTCGCGGGCGCCGCGGCGACGATCCCGTCCGACGAGATCATCGGCAGCGACGTGCTCGACAGCCAGGGCCAGGAGCTCGGCAGCGTCCGCAAGCTGCTCATCGACAAGGACGGCAAGATCGACTCGGCGGTCATCTCGCTCGGCGGCGTGTTCGGCATGGGCTCGCGTCAGGTGAAGGTCCCGTGGAGCTCGCTGCAGATGAAGCCGAAGGCGGACGATCCCGACGAGATGGTCGTGACGGCGTCGCGCGACACGCTGCAGAACGCGCCGCAGTTCGAGGAGAACAAGGGCATGGCGCGCTCGGTGCTCGACGCGATCAACCCGAACGCGGACGACGATCAGGATCCGCGCGCGGCGGGGAGGACGAACGAGTAG
- a CDS encoding ATP-binding protein, which translates to MRWWARLGLRGKLFLAVAAVLIGLLLTTLAAVQLQIEEQTRATLRQGLRVTGSVFQRQMRERGEVLLAGAELLASDFALKRAIATRDPGTLASVAVNHQQRIDVDLLWIADESGELFADSRGKLVAGASVASTPPIADVLRSGEAMVTLAELDGELYRLVGVPVFAVDLIGLLVLGERIDDATAQELQESTGTHVAFTAGERVLAASSPPPTREALATILPVAPGPDFIAELDGERYFSLAVPVEAQSSVPVVALLQRSYDSALAPLLALRMRILLIGLGALVLALLVALGMAAGINAPIQRLVDATRQIMQGNLGYRVPEQRTDELGFLAGSFNRMSERIEQRERELTELNAQLENRVRERTAELEASYRDLKAAQVQLVQSEKMASLGVLVAGVAHEINNPVTFVANNVEPLKERLTELRDVARLHPEMGLEAQLDELNEIADLIGEGARRTAGIVQDLRNFSRLSHEGTEWVDVHEGIETCLRLLRPRWAERITIERDFGEVPKIEAATGQLNQVLMNLLANACDAIDGTGTIRITTRVEGDRLHLSVRDDGVGIAPEDVERIFDPFFTTKPQGQGTGLGLSITHGIVTGHGGEIRVESAPGRGTEVRVVLPLRRARPDETAADVRVHAR; encoded by the coding sequence ATGCGATGGTGGGCTCGACTCGGGCTGCGCGGCAAGCTCTTCCTCGCCGTTGCGGCCGTTCTGATCGGCCTGCTTCTCACCACGCTCGCCGCGGTGCAGCTGCAGATCGAGGAGCAGACGCGCGCGACGCTGCGCCAGGGGCTGCGCGTCACCGGCAGCGTGTTCCAGCGCCAGATGCGTGAGCGCGGCGAGGTGCTCCTCGCCGGCGCCGAGCTGCTCGCCTCGGACTTCGCGCTGAAGCGCGCGATCGCGACCCGCGATCCGGGGACGCTCGCCTCGGTCGCCGTCAATCACCAGCAGCGAATCGACGTCGACCTGCTGTGGATCGCCGACGAGAGCGGCGAGCTGTTCGCCGACTCGCGCGGCAAGCTCGTCGCCGGCGCTTCGGTCGCGAGCACGCCGCCGATCGCCGACGTGCTGCGCAGCGGCGAGGCGATGGTCACGCTCGCCGAGCTCGACGGCGAGCTCTATCGGCTGGTTGGCGTGCCGGTGTTCGCGGTCGACCTGATCGGGCTGCTCGTGCTCGGTGAGCGCATCGACGATGCGACCGCGCAGGAGCTGCAGGAGAGCACCGGCACGCACGTCGCGTTCACCGCCGGGGAGCGCGTGCTCGCGGCGTCGTCGCCACCGCCGACGCGCGAGGCGCTGGCGACGATCCTGCCCGTCGCGCCCGGTCCGGACTTCATCGCCGAGCTCGACGGCGAGCGCTACTTCTCGCTCGCCGTGCCGGTCGAGGCGCAGAGCAGCGTGCCGGTGGTCGCGCTCCTGCAGCGCTCGTACGACTCGGCGCTGGCCCCGCTGCTCGCGCTGCGCATGCGCATCCTGCTGATCGGACTCGGTGCGCTCGTGCTCGCGCTGCTGGTCGCGCTCGGCATGGCGGCGGGGATCAACGCGCCGATCCAGCGCCTGGTCGACGCCACGCGGCAGATCATGCAGGGCAACCTCGGCTACCGCGTTCCCGAGCAGCGCACCGACGAGCTCGGCTTTCTCGCCGGGTCGTTCAACCGCATGAGCGAGCGCATCGAGCAGCGCGAGCGCGAGCTCACCGAGCTCAACGCGCAGCTCGAGAACCGCGTGCGCGAGCGCACGGCCGAGCTCGAAGCGTCCTACCGCGACTTGAAGGCCGCGCAGGTGCAGCTCGTGCAGTCGGAGAAGATGGCGTCGCTCGGCGTGCTGGTCGCCGGCGTCGCGCACGAGATCAACAACCCGGTGACCTTCGTCGCGAACAACGTCGAGCCGCTCAAGGAGCGATTGACGGAGCTGCGCGACGTCGCGAGGCTGCACCCCGAGATGGGCCTCGAAGCGCAGCTCGACGAGCTCAACGAGATCGCCGACCTGATCGGCGAGGGCGCGCGACGTACGGCGGGCATCGTGCAGGACCTGCGCAACTTCTCGCGTCTCTCGCACGAGGGTACCGAGTGGGTCGACGTGCACGAGGGCATCGAGACCTGCCTGCGTCTGCTGCGTCCGCGCTGGGCCGAGCGCATCACGATCGAGCGCGACTTCGGCGAGGTGCCGAAGATCGAGGCGGCGACGGGCCAGCTCAACCAGGTGCTGATGAACCTGCTCGCGAACGCCTGCGACGCGATCGACGGCACGGGCACGATCCGCATCACGACGCGCGTCGAGGGCGATCGTCTGCACCTCTCGGTGCGTGACGACGGCGTCGGCATCGCCCCCGAGGACGTCGAGCGCATCTTCGATCCCTTCTTCACCACCAAGCCGCAGGGCCAGGGCACGGGGCTCGGGCTCTCGATCACGCACGGCATCGTCACCGGGCACGGCGGCGAGATCCGGGTCGAGAGCGCGCCCGGTCGGGGCACCGAGGTGCGCGTCGTGCTACCGCTGCGGCGGGCGCGGCCCGACGAGACGGCCGCAGACGTGAGGGTCCATGCTCGCTGA
- a CDS encoding WYL domain-containing protein gives MSQRRRATYPAARRIARLVHELRSHPHGWSFDAIKSELSIGERTLLRYVDACREELRDAYGEPLIEVVQRGSRRLLRLRDDTHPPDARLMSAVSLWFTLSMVRFLEGTVLKDSADALWDKLVEQMPAAVRSQLENLDRKFFSIAFVPKDYAAHSDIIDQIVQALVREYRLTIDYEAVLAQPKQHDVAPYTLLAYRGGLYLVGYSETAGNILWLAVERIRSAKPTPGDGPRGRARFTYPKDFDPARYTDGLFGVVEGPETEVELVILNQRTEAYLTKRTVHPSQRFSRDDAGRLRLTMKVRGVEELANWIMSLTPWVAVVRPAELRAVLAERLRVASAHYAEAELDDFASGPLARPRSAEPQEERES, from the coding sequence GTGAGTCAGCGACGACGAGCCACCTATCCTGCCGCCCGCCGCATCGCCCGCCTCGTCCACGAGCTGCGGTCGCATCCGCACGGCTGGAGCTTCGACGCGATCAAGAGCGAGCTCTCGATCGGTGAGCGCACGCTTCTGCGCTACGTCGACGCCTGCCGCGAGGAGCTGCGCGACGCGTACGGCGAGCCGCTGATCGAGGTCGTGCAGCGCGGCTCGCGTCGCCTGCTCCGCCTGCGCGACGACACGCACCCGCCCGACGCGCGGCTGATGTCGGCGGTGTCGCTGTGGTTCACGCTGTCGATGGTCCGCTTCCTCGAAGGAACGGTGCTCAAGGACAGCGCCGACGCCCTGTGGGACAAGCTCGTCGAGCAGATGCCGGCCGCCGTGCGCTCGCAGCTCGAGAACCTCGACCGCAAGTTCTTCTCGATCGCGTTCGTCCCGAAGGACTACGCCGCGCACAGCGACATCATCGACCAGATCGTGCAGGCGCTGGTGCGCGAGTACCGCCTGACGATCGACTACGAGGCCGTGCTCGCGCAGCCGAAGCAGCACGACGTCGCGCCGTACACCCTGCTCGCCTACCGGGGCGGCCTCTACCTCGTCGGGTACAGCGAGACGGCGGGCAACATCCTGTGGCTCGCGGTCGAGCGCATCCGCTCCGCGAAGCCCACCCCCGGCGACGGACCGCGCGGCCGAGCGCGCTTCACCTATCCGAAGGACTTCGATCCCGCGCGCTACACCGACGGTCTCTTCGGCGTCGTCGAGGGACCCGAGACCGAGGTCGAGCTGGTGATCCTGAACCAGCGCACCGAGGCGTACCTCACGAAGCGGACGGTGCACCCGTCGCAGCGGTTCTCGCGCGACGACGCCGGCCGCTTGAGGCTGACGATGAAGGTCCGTGGCGTCGAGGAGCTCGCCAACTGGATCATGAGCTTGACGCCGTGGGTGGCGGTAGTGCGTCCGGCGGAGCTGCGCGCAGTGCTCGCCGAGCGCCTGCGCGTGGCCAGCGCGCACTACGCCGAGGCCGAGCTGGACGACTTCGCGAGCGGCCCGTTGGCGCGGCCGCGCAGCGCGGAGCCTCAGGAGGAGCGAGAGAGCTAG
- a CDS encoding aldehyde dehydrogenase family protein, whose amino-acid sequence MSLVYEPRMLIDGKLVEATGGRTYDNVNPATEEVIGQVADGSVEDMERAIAAARRAFDETSWATDRAFRKRCLEQLKAALDKHKEELRPQIVAEVGTPIALTYAIQQDTCIADLQYEIDLIDRYEWERDIGLRDFFGITSRRLVLREPVGVAGLITPWNFPFMLNLAKLAPALAAGCTVVLKPAPDTPFSATWIGKLIVEETDIPPGVVNIVTSRDPAAVGEVLTASPLVDLISFTGSTAVGKRIAARCADTLKRVFLELGGKSANIVLDDADFPTVLGSIGQVCTHSGQGCAITTRLLLPRKRYEEGVEIAKAAFESVPYGDPTDFKNLAGPLINARQRDRVLRYIEQGKAEGARCLVGGGAATQFAKGYYVQPTLFVDVDPSSTIAQEEIFGPVLSVIAYEDDDDAVRIANASRYGLSGAVSSGSLERAMAVARRVRTGTLSVNGGMWFGPDAPFGGYKESGIGREHGVEGFEEYLETKTVALPAA is encoded by the coding sequence ATGTCACTCGTGTACGAGCCCCGCATGCTGATCGACGGCAAGCTGGTCGAGGCGACCGGCGGCCGCACCTACGACAACGTCAACCCCGCGACCGAGGAGGTGATCGGCCAGGTCGCCGACGGCTCGGTCGAGGACATGGAGCGCGCGATCGCGGCGGCGCGGCGCGCGTTCGACGAGACCTCGTGGGCGACCGACCGCGCGTTTCGCAAGCGCTGCCTCGAGCAGCTCAAGGCGGCGCTCGACAAGCACAAAGAGGAGCTGCGGCCGCAGATCGTCGCCGAGGTCGGGACGCCGATCGCGCTGACCTACGCGATCCAGCAGGACACCTGCATCGCCGACCTGCAGTACGAGATCGATCTCATCGATCGCTACGAGTGGGAGCGCGACATCGGACTGCGGGACTTCTTCGGCATCACGTCGCGCCGTCTCGTGCTGCGCGAGCCGGTCGGCGTCGCGGGGCTGATCACGCCGTGGAACTTCCCGTTCATGCTGAACCTCGCGAAGCTCGCCCCGGCGCTCGCGGCGGGCTGCACGGTCGTGCTGAAGCCCGCACCGGACACGCCTTTCTCCGCGACCTGGATCGGCAAGCTGATCGTCGAGGAGACCGACATCCCGCCCGGCGTGGTGAACATCGTCACCTCGCGCGACCCGGCGGCGGTCGGCGAAGTGCTGACGGCGAGCCCGCTCGTCGACCTGATCTCGTTCACCGGCTCGACCGCGGTCGGCAAGCGCATCGCCGCGCGCTGCGCGGACACGCTGAAGCGCGTCTTCCTCGAGCTCGGCGGCAAGTCGGCGAACATCGTCCTCGACGACGCGGACTTCCCGACGGTGCTGGGCTCGATCGGCCAGGTCTGCACGCACTCGGGGCAGGGCTGCGCGATCACGACGCGGCTCTTGCTGCCGAGAAAGCGCTACGAGGAAGGCGTCGAGATCGCCAAGGCCGCGTTCGAGAGCGTCCCCTACGGCGATCCGACCGACTTCAAGAACCTCGCGGGTCCGCTGATCAACGCGCGCCAGCGCGACCGCGTGCTGCGCTACATCGAGCAGGGCAAGGCCGAAGGGGCGCGCTGCCTCGTCGGCGGCGGCGCCGCGACGCAGTTCGCGAAGGGCTACTACGTGCAGCCGACGCTGTTCGTCGACGTCGACCCGAGCTCGACCATCGCGCAGGAGGAGATCTTCGGCCCGGTGCTGTCGGTCATCGCGTACGAGGACGACGACGACGCGGTGCGGATCGCGAACGCGTCGCGCTACGGGCTCTCGGGGGCGGTGAGCTCGGGGTCGCTCGAGCGCGCGATGGCGGTCGCCCGCCGCGTGCGCACCGGCACGCTGTCGGTCAACGGAGGCATGTGGTTCGGCCCCGACGCGCCCTTCGGCGGCTACAAGGAGAGCGGCATCGGCCGCGAGCACGGCGTCGAGGGCTTCGAGGAGTACCTCGAGACCAAGACCGTCGCCCTGCCGGCGGCGTAG
- a CDS encoding cupin domain-containing protein: protein MSTHASAPQLPLLREWLGPIALDEFLAEHLQRTPIAQPGTTHGARAFCDWSVLDEALAATDPTPDVLVVARNRLLPIAAPRSYAELRPLFAHGIGLCMRRAERSHPQLERVASAFRALGETHVQIFATPGGTHGFGWHYDDEDVFLVQTLGAKEYFFRPNTVAREPATAASFRKFPRESSPVYSARLVAGDFLYVPARWWHMALCEQDALSMSIGVLPTHRCR from the coding sequence ATGAGCACGCACGCCTCGGCGCCGCAGCTTCCCCTGCTGCGCGAGTGGCTGGGACCGATCGCGCTCGACGAGTTTCTCGCCGAGCACCTGCAGCGCACGCCGATCGCGCAGCCCGGCACGACCCACGGCGCGCGCGCGTTCTGCGACTGGTCGGTGCTCGACGAGGCGCTCGCCGCGACCGACCCCACCCCCGACGTGCTCGTGGTCGCGCGCAACCGCCTCCTGCCGATAGCCGCGCCGCGCTCGTACGCCGAGCTGCGTCCGCTGTTCGCGCACGGCATCGGGCTCTGCATGCGTCGCGCCGAGCGCAGCCACCCGCAGCTCGAGCGCGTGGCCTCGGCGTTTCGCGCGCTCGGCGAGACGCATGTACAAATTTTCGCCACGCCGGGCGGCACGCACGGCTTCGGCTGGCACTACGACGACGAGGACGTGTTCCTCGTCCAGACGCTCGGCGCGAAGGAGTACTTTTTCCGGCCGAATACGGTCGCGCGCGAGCCCGCGACGGCCGCGTCGTTTCGCAAGTTTCCGCGCGAGTCGTCGCCCGTGTACTCGGCGCGCCTGGTGGCGGGCGATTTCTTGTACGTCCCCGCTCGATGGTGGCATATGGCCCTGTGCGAGCAGGACGCGCTCTCGATGTCCATCGGCGTCCTCCCGACACATCGCTGCCGCTGA
- a CDS encoding YetF domain-containing protein, whose translation MFGNVDWRTLLVPSTSIVEIVLRGTVMYLALFSLLRVVLKREAGGLAMTDLLVVVLIADAAQNGLAGDYRSLPEGIVLVATIIFWSHALNWLGHRVPAIGRFVHPPPLPLIKNGVLMRRNMHHELITEEELMSQLRQHGIGEVAEVERACLEGDGRVSVIPKEKGGTTEPGPDHRIA comes from the coding sequence ATGTTCGGCAACGTCGACTGGCGCACATTGCTCGTTCCGAGCACGTCGATCGTCGAGATCGTGCTGCGCGGGACGGTGATGTACCTCGCGCTGTTCTCGCTGCTCCGCGTCGTGCTGAAGCGCGAGGCGGGCGGGCTTGCGATGACCGACCTGCTGGTGGTCGTGCTGATCGCCGACGCCGCGCAGAATGGCCTCGCCGGCGACTACCGCTCGCTGCCCGAAGGCATCGTCCTGGTCGCGACGATCATCTTCTGGAGCCACGCGCTGAACTGGCTCGGCCACCGCGTGCCGGCGATCGGGCGCTTCGTCCACCCGCCGCCGCTGCCGCTGATCAAGAACGGCGTGCTCATGCGTCGCAACATGCACCACGAGCTGATCACCGAGGAGGAGCTGATGAGCCAGCTCCGTCAGCATGGCATCGGTGAGGTGGCGGAGGTCGAGAGGGCGTGCCTCGAGGGCGACGGACGCGTGAGCGTGATCCCCAAGGAGAAGGGCGGGACGACCGAGCCCGGGCCCGACCACAGGATCGCATGA